GCCTGCAGGAAGGGAAGAAAGCAAATTAAAGGCTTTTTCAGTGCACTTGTTATTACCTGGACCCTGTCTGGGCAATCCATCAAATATATCAAAAATCGGTGATTCTACCATAAATATATCAAACAGATAATTGCTTAAATCTGTTGTGGTATCCTGATAATGATTGCGTATTTTAAGCACTACCAGGACAGTCCAGAATTGTCCATGATACAGCTGCCAGCTAAAAAATCTTATTGTTCCATATCTTCCATCTTTGTGGAGATTTTGAAAAGTTGAAACTATGAACTGTTTTGGTTTTGTATGTTATGTTCACAACCCCCTACAAAAAAATACAGTTACCTATACCCCAAATGTCTGGTGCAGGGGATGGGATTCGGACCCACGGATTCCTACGAAAATATTTCCTCAAACTATCGCCTTTGAACTGGGCGGGCAACCCCCGCATGAGGGGGGCGAGGATTTTTGTCGGGAAATGGTGTAAAACATGGATCAGCATACTGAATACATCACCCGGTTTAGTGTGATGTATCGTCCCATAATTATTTAGCACCGAACTCTTTTCAGGACTACACAGCCATTTGAATGGGAGGGAAATGTATATGTGACATTAACTTTAAGTTAGGGACTGCACAACCAAATTGTTTAGGTTTATTTTTATTTTATAGGCGACAGTCAATGAAAAGTGACTGACAGTATCTGTCATATATAATATCCAATGTGCATTTTTGTGCTAATATTGGATGTCAAATTGCAGATACGATTTTTGACGCCGAAACTTTACCAGTGGT
The Candidatus Cloacimonadota bacterium genome window above contains:
- a CDS encoding SAM-dependent methyltransferase, which encodes MVESPIFDIFDGLPRQGPGNNKCTEKAFNLLSSLPAG